A portion of the Periophthalmus magnuspinnatus isolate fPerMag1 chromosome 2, fPerMag1.2.pri, whole genome shotgun sequence genome contains these proteins:
- the LOC117383913 gene encoding kelch-like protein 41b has product MDPSAIKEELRLFQSTLLQDGLKELLNENKFVDCTLKVGDRCFPCHRLIMAACSPYFRELFFTEDGKEVENTKEVVLEDVNPNILDMIIRYLYSAEIDLNDDNVQDIIAVANRFQIPSVFTACVNYLQKKISLPNCMAIFRMGLVLSCPRLAVAARNFIADRFEFLHKDEEFLKLAPHELFAVIGGDSLNVEKEEMVFEAVMSWVRHDKNSRVKILKDAFNCIRFRLLPEQYFRDRVETDDIIKSDPELQKTIQVIKDAFKGKLPEKPPKKEGEEEEEEESMFPGFLNDNRRHGMYMRDFIVMINDTAAVAYDVNENECFLAAMSEQVPRNHVSVVTQKNQVFIIGGLFVDEENKDVPLQCYFYVLDPLSSEWLALPPMPSPRCLFNIGESENLLFAIAGKDLQTNESLDTVMCYDVDQMRWSETKKLPLKIHGHSVVSHKGLVYCIGGKTDDNKALNKMFAYNHKQSEWKELAGMKTPRSMFAAVIHNGSIVVAGGVNEDGLTSTCEAYNFTSNKWEPFTEFPQERSSVNLVSTGGLLYAVGGFAMVEMENKEVAPTEVTDVWQYEEDKKQWSGMLREMRYAAGSSCVSMRLNAARMPKL; this is encoded by the exons ATGGACCCCAGCGCCATCAAGGAGGAGCTGCGCCTGTTCCAAAGCACTCTCCTCCAGGACGGGCTGAAGGAGCTGCTCAATGAGAACAAGTTTGTGGACTGTACTCTGAAGGTGGGCGATCGCTGCTTCCCCTGCCACAGACTCATCATGGCCGCCTGCAGTCCCTACTTCAGAGAGCTCTTCTTCACAGAGGACGGGAAGGAGGTGGAGAACACCAAAGAAGTGGTCCTGGAAGACGTCAACCCCAACATCCTGGACATGATCATCAGGTACCTGTACTCAGCCGAGATCGACCTCAACGACGACAACGTGCAGGATATAATCGCCGTGGCAAACCGCTTCCAGATCCCGTCTGTGTTCACGGCGTGCGTCAACTACCTCCAGAAGAAGATCTCACTGCCCAACTGCATGGCCATATTCCGGATGGGCCTGGTGCTCAGCTGTCCCAGGCTGGCCGTGGCGGCTCGTAACTTCATTGCCGATCGCTTTGAATTCCTCCACAAAGACGAGGAGTTCCTCAAGCTCGCGCCTCATGAACTTTTTGCAGTCATTGGTGGCGACTCTTTGAACgtggagaaggaggagatggTGTTTGAAGCCGTCATGTCTTGGGTCCGCCATGACAAGAATAGTCGCGTTAAGATTCTCAAAGATGCCTTCAACTGCATCCGCTTCCGCCTCCTTCCCGAGCAGTACTTCAGAGACAGAGTGGAGACCGACGACATCATCAAGTCCGaccctgagctgcagaagacCATCCAGGTGATCAAGGATGCCTTCAAGGGGAAGCTTCCGGAGAAACCGCCAAagaaggagggggaagaggaggaagaggaggagagcatgTTCCCTGGCTTCTTGAACGACAACCGCAGGCACGGCATGTACATGCGAGATTTCATTGTGATGATCAATGACACGGCGGCCGTGGCCTATGACGTCAATGAGAACGAGTGCTTCCTGGCGGCCATGTCCGAGCAGGTCCCACGTAACCACGTGAGTGTAGTGACACAGAAGAACCAGGTCTTCATCATCGGAGGGCTGTTTGTGGATGAAGAGAACAAGGACGTGCCCCTGCAGTgctacttctatgtg CTGGATCCTCTTTCGTCTGAATGGTTGGCTCTGCCGCCCATGCCCTCTCCACGCTGCCTCTTTAACATCGGAGAGAGCGAGAACCTGCTCTTCGCCATCGCTGGAAAAGACCTCCAGACCAACGAGTCTCTGGATACTGTCATGTGCTATGATGTTGA tcaaATGAGGTGGAGTGAGACGAAGAAGCTCCCTCTGAAAATCCACGGTCACTCGGTGGTGTCCCACAAAGGGCTGGTGTACTGCATCGGAGGAAAGACGGATGACAA CAAAGCCCTCAACAAGATGTTTGCGTACAACCACAAACAGTCCGAGTGGAAGGAGCTGGCGGGCATGAAGACGCCTCGCTCCATGTTCGCCGCGGTCATCCACAACGGCAGCATCGTCGTGGCGGGCGGCGTGAACGAGGACGGTCTCACTTCTACCTGTGAAGCCTACAACTTTACCTCAAACAA GTGGGAGCCGTTCACAGAGTTTCCCCAGGAGAGGAGCTCTGTCAACCTGGTGAGCACCGGCGGCCTGCTGTACGCCGTGGGCGGTTTTGCCATGGTGGAGATGGAGAACAAAGAGGTGGCTCCCACGGAGGTCACAGACGTCTGGCA GTACGAGGAGGATAAGAAGCAGTGGAGTGGGATGCTGAGGGAGATGCGTTACGCCGCcggctcctcctgtgtgtctaTGCGGCTCAACGCTGCCCGGATGCCCaaactgtag
- the LOC117384372 gene encoding 2-oxoglutarate receptor 1-like codes for MATDGELCTDIDDVMKRYFLPVGYSLVFVGGLVGNVAAIIVHVLKFRPWKSSSIIMVNLSLIDTLFALSLPYLVYYYSNGDKWALGDFMCRFARFIFHFNLYGSIMSLTSIAVFRYVVVTRPMWAPRVQQRHWGLLACAVVWVVAAAELVPILTMIDLREGDNQTYCLDFASTTDVGSIRLYGLLLTVFGYVLPLLLVFMCYIGIAVHLRKGPHTSSPTRTRAQRVVVLVLLVFVLCFLPYHVLRAVRIETRSMPELSCTLRNTLHAAYIISRPVAAFNTFFNLALYTLSGETFLKAFASVFGCQRCPRPRRPAAKEPKSNSSTLTVPENGPTHWTLTSPTTTPTPQHTSPTTHQPHNTPAPQHTSPTAPAPQHTSPTTHQPHNTSPTTHQPHNTSPTTHQPHNTSPTTHQPHNTSPTTPAPQHTSPTTPAPQHQPHSTSPAQTRPDSLICDACRV; via the exons ATGGCGACTGACGGCGAGCTCTGCACAGACATAGATGATGTGATGAAACGTTACTTCCTGCCGGTCGGGTACTCCCTGGTGTTCGTCGGGGGCCTGGTGGGGAACGTGGCGGCTATAATCGTGCACGTGCTGAAGTTTCGCCCGTGGAAAAGCAGCAGCATCATCATGGTCAACCTGTCGCTCATCGACACGCTGTTCGCCCTGAGCCTGCCCTACCTCGTTTATTACTACAGCAACGGAGACAAGTGGGCGCTGGGAGACTTCATGTGCCGCTTCGCTCGTTTTATTTTCCACTTTAACCTGTACGGGAGCATCATGTCCCTCACGAGCATCGCCGTGTTCAGGTACGTGGTGGTGACGCGTCCCATGTGGGCTCCTCGGGTGCAGCAGAGGCACTGGGGGCTCCTGGCGTGCGCCGTCGTGTGGGTCGTGGCGGCGGCGGAGCTCGTCCCGATCCTCACCATGATCGACCTGCGAGAAGGAGACAACCAGACCTACTGCCTGGACTTCGCCAGCACCACCGACGTCGGGTCCATCCGCCTGTACGGTCTGCTCCTCACCGTGTTCGGGTAcgttcttcctctgctcctcgtctTCATGTGCTACATCGGGATCGCGGTGCATCTGCGTAAAGGGCCTCACACCAGCAGCCCCACACGGACTCGGGCTCAGCGCGTCGTCGTCCTCGTCCTGCTCGTGTTCGTCTTGTGTTTTCTGCCCTATCACGTCCTGCGGGCGGTGCGTATAGAGACCCGCAGTATGCCGGAGCTCTCCTGTACGCTGAGGAACACGCTCCACGCCGCTTACATCATCTCCAGGCCCGTGGCGGCGTTCAACACGTTCTTTAACCTGGCTCTGTACACTCTGTCAGGAGAAACCTTCTTAAAGGCCTTCGCCAGCGTCTTCGGCTGCCAACGATGTCCAAGACCGAGACGACCAGCGGCGAAGGAACCGAAGAGCAACAGCTCAACACTCACCGTCCCAGAGAACGGACCGACACACTGGAccct CACCAGCCCCACAACAACACCAACCCCACAACACACCAGCCCCACAACACACCAGCCCCACAACACACCAGCCCCACAACACACCAGCCCCACAGCACCAGCCCCACAACACACCAGCCCCACAACACACCAGCCCCACAACACCAGCCCCACAACACACCAGCCCCACAACACCAGCCCCACAACACACCAGCCCCACAACACCAGCCCCACAACACACCAGCCCCACAACACCAGCCCCACAACACCAGCCCCACAGCACACCAGCCCCACAACACCAGCCCCACAACACCAGCCCCACAGCACCAGCCCCGCACAAACCCGTCCAGACTCACTGATCTGTGACGCCTGTAGAGTCTGA